The region ACATAATCTGTAATCTTTCTATTTTATAcatctgtattttaaattaaatgtgtacaCGGTTTGATTCtacattgggtttcaggagtccccaggcaaaatgaaACCAACTTCAGATTGAAAGTTTGATAAACATAATGACTGTAGaatataaattgtatgaatcCCTCTATTATGAAAAAGTTGCTCTTCATGCCAGAATagtctgttctgtctgtgtaGACACGGAGGATGTCACTGTCCTTGTCCAATGTCCTTTGATTGTCTTTACTGTGATTTCAGTGTAAGTATTAAGTAAGTGGAGACACTGTCATTGGTGCTTCAGCAGATAGTTATCCATCCTGAATGCCTGTGGGTTGCTGGTCAAAAACTCCGAGGCTCATTTACAAAGCCTGTTGTGTCCTTGAGACTAGAGCTTCATTGATAGTTTGGATAGGAGGGGCGTGATTGAAGGCATAGCTATAATCCCTAAAAAGCATCCAGATGTATCGTCATGTATTTGCCAGGTGTATCCTTTAAGAAAGCAACTGTTATAGCTTCCTTGTATGTCTTGGCTCAATCTTCTGGCAAACAGCCTGTCAAATTTCAGGCTATTATAAAGCAATGCTAACCTCTCTTTACCTGTATTTGTCTGATCCATTGCAATTTCCAATGAAGTTTCCAGGTTTTCAAAATTTTTATGTAGGCACGTactctttcctttttcctggATAAAGGTTAAGGTTAAATGATGACTTATTACCTGCTGTACTGATTTTAACCAACTTCCTGTTATTTTCAGATGCttcgccgcctcctcctcctttaagTGATAATGCCAAGGGTTTCCTGACCACGCTGGAGCACAGCAGCGAGGAAGAGCTCACCCTGCACCTCCAGGACCGCATGCAGTTCAGCAAGGAAGCAATTGCCTGCTTGGTCTGTGTCTTTGACAGGCTGCACAGTCGTATCGACAGTATGTGCAAGCATGTCCAAGCTTCAGGTAACTGTTACATTcttattattgatttttttcatacatgttaAGCCAGTTGCAGACATTTTCCATCCTGCCTCAGAAATAACTAATTACTTGCTGCTATTTGACTTAAATATGTCATTaatgtagttgttgttgtacgTAAATGTGTACAAGGTTTTCTTAACACCCATTAGCTCCATTCTAAATGAACATTGCTaactttatcttttttattaacAGCATGTGAGGACAGTAGCCAGTCTGACATCATCAATGTTAGCCACACTCTGCTGGATGAGAACAGTCGACTGAGGGACCTGGCCACTCTCCTGCAGGGTCGTCACCACAAGATGTCTATGGAGGTACGATGTCCTTGGCATTGTTTGTATCATTGTGTGTGGTAATTATACATAcgtgtgggtgtgagtgtgcTTTCGAGACTGTCGATTAGGGGCATTGTCAGATTGCATGTACGTGGCCACTGATTTTCATTTCTGCCTTGCCATGCTGTCTTGCAGTACAACGAGTTGGTGGACAAGGTGACCAGCTCCGAGACCAAGGTGTCTGAGATGGAGACAACAGTTGAGGACCTGCAGTGGGACATTGAGAAACTCCGCAACAGGGAACAGAAGCTTAACAAACATCTGGCAGAGGCCATGGAACAGGTACAGTTATGTGTCTGTTGTCTGCtaagtgtgtatctgtgtgtttgtgaccttttgtctgttctttctctcttatACATGAGCTGACACTGATCGTTCTGTGAGTTTGTGTCATGTTCTtttgtcctgtttttattttttccttatgtgttctgctgtttgtctgcagctGAAGTCTGGATACAGCAGCACTGGTAGCTCAGGCGGGCTACCTGGAGGTCAGATTACACTGAATATTCAGAAGGTGAGCATTCATACTGTTTTGCATGTCATTAATTTCATATCTCGAATGCTATAAGTAGGGTTTTTATACCATGCTCATTTCTTCTGTAACACATTGTCCTTCTTCTCATCTTAGTTTGAGAGTCTCAATGCAGAGTTGGAGCACAACCAGGAGTTAGCAAACAGCCGCATGGCAGAGTTAGAGAAACTGCAGGCGGAGCTCCAGGAGgctgtgagagagagcgagaagcTCAAGGTAAAGAAATTATGTTGATCGTAGGAAAGAAGCATTAGTTGAACCACACCGGTCACTAAAGAACCACTTTTTCATTTGTGATTGATATGATCCAAGCAGAGCTGTGGAAAATGTGGGAATCAGGACACTGATGCAcatgaacattttcaaaacagtgTCCTTAATTCagtattgtgtttttcatggtgcaaatagataaataataggCTGGATTAAGTCTGTTTATTCTgacagtacatttaaaaaaaagggaagaaataTGATAGTGTGTAAAAAGAgtgaaatcagatttttttggggaAGATTTCCGTCTGCTATGAATGTCATAGTGTGTCATTTTAATCTGCTTCCTGATTTTTTCAGATGGATTTGCGCAACATTCCAGAAGAGGTTGTGAAGGAGACTCTAGAGTATAAATGTCTGCAGTCTCAGTTCTCAGTGCTGTACAATGAGTCTCTTGGGGTCAAAACCCAGCTGGATGAGGCACGGGCGCTCCTGCTTACTGCAAAGAACGCCCACCTCCGACAGATTGAGCACATGGAGGTAACACTTACAGgatgtttgtgtaaatattcAAAGTTTTTCCCATGGAGAGAAACAAGGTTTATATATCAAAATATAGAAGAGTGTTGActttatatttcttattatagATTTTTAACTTGTACTTGCATATTACTGCCATTACTAGGCTACATGATCTGCAATGTCTTGgtgttttcaaatgttcagAGTGATGAGCTGTCCCTTCAAAAGAAGCTGCGCACTGAGGTCATCCAGCTGGAGGATACCCTGGCTCAGGTTCGCAAAGAGTATGAGATGCTGCGCATTGAGTTCGAGCAGAACCTGGCAGCCAACGAGCAAGCAGGTACTGCTGAGTTAGTCGATCAATTCAAACtcttatttttgatttaaagtAATAAGAGGAAGGCgtttgtcattctctgttttctataccatctatctatctgcaTCTATCTATTAGTATTGTGGGAACAGTTCTTACTTTTATCTAGGAGTTTCTCATGTGCATCATCTCACCATTTATAGTTCTGTGTAATTCATGAGTGACTCATAACCAAACCACATGTTGACTGTATTTGTGTCTGTTCACTTTCATTCTTGGTGTCTGCTCTCTCAGGACCAATCAACAGGGAGATGCGACACTTAATCAGTAGCCTTCAGAACCACAACCTGCAGTTGAAAGGTGACGTGCAGCGTTACAAGAGGAAGTTGCGGGAAACACAGATGGAGATCAATAAGGTAGATAGTGTGATTCACTGTCCTAGTCCCAGTTTTGATGAGATTCAGAGggatgttaaaaacaaaatcaataccTTGCTAGTGATACCATTTCCTCCAACTAGTGTAATGTTGCATCATTGTCAAGTAAATAATAGTAATTGTGCTTTATCGACAGTTGCGTTGTCAGAGTGGCGACACAGCGGTTCTGATTCTGGAGGAGACGACGAGTGACAGCATCGAcgtgaagaaagaggaggatgacgaccaggaggaggaagaggaggagaggaggaaggagcttGAGAGACAGCGGGCCagggagagggagcgagaggctGAGCGGGaacgagagagggagcgagagagagagagacagcgcaGCGACGAGCTGAAGAGAAAAGACTCGGACACACTGAAGATGCTCAGAGTAGAACTCAAGTACATCCCCCTTCTATTTAACACCCCATTTTTATATCTAACATGATTCAATAATGGAAGcaaaattattatattaattgtaaATACAAAATGGGAAATTTTGTATAGTTAGCAGGTGTGGAATGGGATCCTGGGCTCAAAAGCACTACATTTATCCCATTGATGTGATTGCTTATGTTAATGtaatatctttttcttttctaactcATCAGAAAAGCCCAGGAGTCCCAGAAAGAGATGAAGCTCTTGTTGGACATGTACAAGTCAGCTCCAAAGGAGCAGAGGGACAAAGTGCAGCTAATGGCAGCTGAGCGCAAATCTAAAGCTGAGGTTTGTTCTTTGGTGTCTTCTGTgtctcttttcagttttttctttgttagcCGATAACAATGAAATACTTTACCCATCCCTCCCTTGAACCATCCAGGTGGATGAGCTGAGGATGAGAGTacgagagctggaggagagagagaggaaggaaagcaAGAAGCTGGCTGATGAAGATGCCCTCAGGAAGATCCGAGTAGCAGAAGAGACCATTGAACATCTGCAGAAGAAACTTGCTGCAACTAAGCAGGTATCTATTTGTTCTGT is a window of Paralichthys olivaceus isolate ysfri-2021 chromosome 21, ASM2471397v2, whole genome shotgun sequence DNA encoding:
- the rnf40 gene encoding E3 ubiquitin-protein ligase BRE1B isoform X1, which codes for MMLVSLSQRLFTFCSLDTACWCRMLQYCPPEAGGWLQYGEGKMSGVGGGKRPSGGDSPPGPPEKKSKKEEKTTTTLIEPIRIAGVSSTEEMDMKVIQFKNKKLCERLEQRQTMEDELREKIEKLEKRQATDDTTLLIVNRYWSQLEENVHVLRKRIVPDAPVASTPAPPSAPLSDPTPMEEDGVNLASPTTAVPPPPLPEVQNEGEQTEKQQEECPEERQEEQQPPPPTGSEESMTTTELSQNSTTDASPPPPPLSDNAKGFLTTLEHSSEEELTLHLQDRMQFSKEAIACLVCVFDRLHSRIDSMCKHVQASACEDSSQSDIINVSHTLLDENSRLRDLATLLQGRHHKMSMEYNELVDKVTSSETKVSEMETTVEDLQWDIEKLRNREQKLNKHLAEAMEQLKSGYSSTGSSGGLPGGQITLNIQKFESLNAELEHNQELANSRMAELEKLQAELQEAVRESEKLKMDLRNIPEEVVKETLEYKCLQSQFSVLYNESLGVKTQLDEARALLLTAKNAHLRQIEHMESDELSLQKKLRTEVIQLEDTLAQVRKEYEMLRIEFEQNLAANEQAGPINREMRHLISSLQNHNLQLKGDVQRYKRKLRETQMEINKLRCQSGDTAVLILEETTSDSIDVKKEEDDDQEEEEEERRKELERQRAREREREAERERERERERERQRSDELKRKDSDTLKMLRVELKKAQESQKEMKLLLDMYKSAPKEQRDKVQLMAAERKSKAEVDELRMRVRELEERERKESKKLADEDALRKIRVAEETIEHLQKKLAATKQEEALLSEMDVTGQAFEDMQEQNSRLLQQLREKDDANFKLMSERIKSNQIYKLLKEEKEELADQVLRFKTQVDAQLLVVQKLEEKEGVLQSTLATLEKELAVRTQALELNKRKAVEAAQLAEDLKVQLEHTQAKLKEIQVSVAENRTARERESSNLKRAQEDLSRLRRKLEKQKKVEVYSDADEILQEEINQYKAKLRCPCCNTRDKETVLTKCFHVFCYECLKMRYDTRQRKCPKCNCAFGANDFHRIYIT
- the rnf40 gene encoding E3 ubiquitin-protein ligase BRE1B isoform X4, with amino-acid sequence MSGVGGGKRPSGGDSPPGPPEKKSKKEEKTTTTLIEPIRIAGVSSTEEMDMKVIQFKNKKLCERLEQRQTMEDELREKIEKLEKRQATDDTTLLIVNRYWSQLEENVHVLRKRIVPDAPVASTPAPPSAPLSDPTPMEEDGVNLASPTTAVPPPPLPEVQNEGEQTEKQQEECPEERQEEQQPPPPTGSEESMTTTELSQNSTTDASPPPPPLSDNAKGFLTTLEHSSEEELTLHLQDRMQFSKEAIACLVCVFDRLHSRIDSMCKHVQASACEDSSQSDIINVSHTLLDENSRLRDLATLLQGRHHKMSMEYNELVDKVTSSETKVSEMETTVEDLQWDIEKLRNREQKLNKHLAEAMEQLKSGYSSTGSSGGLPGGQITLNIQKFESLNAELEHNQELANSRMAELEKLQAELQEAVRESEKLKMDLRNIPEEVVKETLEYKCLQSQFSVLYNESLGVKTQLDEARALLLTAKNAHLRQIEHMESDELSLQKKLRTEVIQLEDTLAQVRKEYEMLRIEFEQNLAANEQAGPINREMRHLISSLQNHNLQLKGDVQRYKRKLRETQMEINKLRCQSGDTAVLILEETTSDSIDVKKEEDDDQEEEEEERRKELERQRAREREREAERERERERERERQRSDELKRKDSDTLKMLRVELKKAQESQKEMKLLLDMYKSAPKEQRDKVQLMAAERKSKAEVDELRMRVRELEERERKESKKLADEDALRKIRVAEETIEHLQKKLAATKQEEALLSEMDVTGQAFEDMQEQNSRLLQQLREKDDANFKLMSERIKSNQIYKLLKEEKEELADQVLRFKTQVDAQLLVVQKLEEKEGVLQSTLATLEKELAVRTQALELNKRKAVEAAQLAEDLKVQLEHTQAKLKEIQVSVAENRTARERESSNLKRAQEDLSRLRRKLEKQKKVEVYSDADEILQEEINQYKAKLRCPCCNTRDKETVLTKCFHVFCYECLKMRYDTRQRKCPKCNCAFGANDFHRIYIT
- the rnf40 gene encoding E3 ubiquitin-protein ligase BRE1B isoform X3: MSGVGGGKRPSGGDSPPGPPEKKSKKEEKTTTTLIEPIRIAGVSSTEEMDMKVIQFKNKKLCERLEQRQTMEDELREKIEKLEKRQATDDTTLLIVNRYWSQLEENVHVLRKRIVPDAPVASTPAPPSAPLSDPTPMEEDGVNLASPTTAVPPPPLPEVQNEGEQTEKQQEECPEERQEEQQPPPPTGSEESMTTTELSQNSTTDASPPPPPLSDNAKGFLTTLEHSSEEELTLHLQDRMQFSKEAIACLVCVFDRLHSRIDSMCKHVQASACEDSSQSDIINVSHTLLDENSRLRDLATLLQGRHHKMSMEYNELVDKVTSSETKVSEMETTVEDLQWDIEKLRNREQKLNKHLAEAMEQLKSGYSSTGSSGGLPGGQITLNIQKFESLNAELEHNQELANSRMAELEKLQAELQEAVRESEKLKMDLRNIPEEVVKETLEYKCLQSQFSVLYNESLGVKTQLDEARALLLTAKNAHLRQIEHMESDELSLQKKLRTEVIQLEDTLAQVRKEYEMLRIEFEQNLAANEQAGPINREMRHLISSLQNHNLQLKGDVQRYKRKLRETQMEINKLRCQSGDTAVLILEETTSDSIDVKKEEDDDQEEEEEERRKELERQRAREREREAERERERERERERQRSDELKRKDSDTLKMLRVELKKAQESQKEMKLLLDMYKSAPKEQRDKVQLMAAERKSKAEVDELRMRVRELEERERKESKKLADEDALRKIRVAEETIEHLQKKLAATKQEEEALLSEMDVTGQAFEDMQEQNSRLLQQLREKDDANFKLMSERIKSNQIYKLLKEEKEELADQVLRFKTQVDAQLLVVQKLEEKEGVLQSTLATLEKELAVRTQALELNKRKAVEAAQLAEDLKVQLEHTQAKLKEIQVSVAENRTARERESSNLKRAQEDLSRLRRKLEKQKKVEVYSDADEILQEEINQYKAKLRCPCCNTRDKETVLTKCFHVFCYECLKMRYDTRQRKCPKCNCAFGANDFHRIYIT
- the rnf40 gene encoding E3 ubiquitin-protein ligase BRE1B isoform X2, which encodes MMLVSLSQRLFTFCSLDTACWCRMLQYCPPEAGGWLQYGEGKMSGVGGGKRPSGGDSPPGPPEKKSKKEEKTTTTLIEPIRIAGVSSTEEMDMKVIQFKNKKLCERLEQRQTMEDELREKIEKLEKRQATDDTTLLIVNRYWSQLEENVHVLRKRIVPDAPVASTPAPPSAPLSDPTPMEEDGVNLASPTTAVPPPPLPEVQNEGEQTEKQQEECPEERQEEQQPPPPTGSEESMTTTELSQNSTTDASPPPPPLSDNAKGFLTTLEHSSEEELTLHLQDRMQFSKEAIACLVCVFDRLHSRIDSMCKHVQASACEDSSQSDIINVSHTLLDENSRLRDLATLLQGRHHKMSMEYNELVDKVTSSETKVSEMETTVEDLQWDIEKLRNREQKLNKHLAEAMEQLKSGYSSTGSSGGLPGGQITLNIQKFESLNAELEHNQELANSRMAELEKLQAELQEAVRESEKLKMDLRNIPEEVVKETLEYKCLQSQFSVLYNESLGVKTQLDEARALLLTAKNAHLRQIEHMESDELSLQKKLRTEVIQLEDTLAQVRKEYEMLRIEFEQNLAANEQAGPINREMRHLISSLQNHNLQLKGDVQRYKRKLRETQMEINKLRCQSGDTAVLILEETTSDSIDVKKEEDDDQEEEEEERRKELERQRAREREREAERERERERERERQRSDELKRKDSDTLKMLRVELKKAQESQKEMKLLLDMYKSAPKEQRDKVQLMAAERKSKAEVDELRMRVRELEERERKESKKLADEDALRKIRVAEETIEHLQKKLAATKQEEEALLSEMDVTGQAFEDMQEQNSRLLQQLREKDDANFKLMSERIKSNQIYKLLKEEKEELADQVLRFKTQVDAQLLVVQKLEEKEGVLQSTLATLEKELAVRTQALELNKRKAVEAAQLAEDLKVQLEHTQAKLKEIQVSVAENRTARERESSNLKRAQEDLSRLRRKLEKQKKVEVYSDADEILQEEINQYKAKLRCPCCNTRDKETVLTKCFHVFCYECLKMRYDTRQRKCPKCNCAFGANDFHRIYIT